The Burkholderiales bacterium genome includes a window with the following:
- a CDS encoding efflux RND transporter periplasmic adaptor subunit: MTSPDLSKLRIDRSLAPIRRRRARRWVVLALLAVAIVAGGAWLAWRPKVFDVQAVAVVTAFPSQQFVVLNATGYVVAQRKASIASKATGRLEWLGVAEGSQVKAGEVIARLDNRDVVAQAQAAAAQAEAARAAVAEAEAEERDALAQYRRNVDLVAKGFVSKSALDTSKARADRAVAGVGSARASLAAAEAAARNAHVAVDYTLIRAPFDGVILSKSANVGDMVTPFSSAADSKGAVVTMADMSTLEVEADVSESSLAKVRVGQPAEILLDALPDARFTGTISRMVPTVDRAKATVMTKVRFDRIDPRVLPEMSAKVSFLSRPVTPDEQKPLTAVAGDAIVERDGGSVVFAVRDGIAEAVPVTTGMKLGDLRAITGAVEAGERVVQKPPADLASGAHLRVATK, translated from the coding sequence GTGACTTCGCCCGACCTCTCGAAACTCCGGATCGACCGCAGTCTCGCGCCGATCCGACGCAGGCGCGCCCGGCGCTGGGTCGTCCTCGCGTTGCTCGCGGTCGCGATCGTCGCCGGCGGCGCCTGGCTCGCATGGCGGCCGAAGGTCTTCGACGTGCAGGCCGTGGCCGTCGTGACGGCGTTCCCCTCGCAGCAGTTCGTCGTGCTCAACGCGACCGGCTATGTCGTCGCGCAGCGCAAGGCGTCGATCGCGTCGAAGGCGACGGGACGCCTCGAGTGGCTCGGGGTCGCCGAAGGTTCGCAAGTGAAGGCGGGCGAGGTCATCGCGCGGCTCGACAACCGCGACGTCGTCGCGCAGGCGCAGGCCGCGGCGGCGCAGGCCGAGGCTGCACGCGCCGCCGTCGCGGAGGCGGAGGCCGAGGAGCGCGACGCGCTCGCTCAGTACCGCCGCAACGTCGACCTGGTCGCGAAGGGATTCGTGTCGAAGTCGGCGCTCGACACCTCGAAGGCGCGCGCCGACCGTGCAGTCGCGGGCGTCGGCAGCGCGCGGGCCTCACTCGCGGCCGCCGAGGCCGCCGCGCGCAACGCGCACGTCGCGGTCGACTACACGCTGATCCGCGCGCCGTTCGACGGCGTCATCCTGTCGAAGAGCGCGAACGTCGGTGACATGGTGACGCCGTTCTCGAGCGCCGCGGACTCCAAGGGTGCGGTCGTGACGATGGCCGACATGTCGACGCTCGAAGTCGAGGCCGACGTCTCGGAATCGAGCCTCGCGAAGGTGCGCGTCGGGCAGCCGGCGGAGATCCTGCTCGACGCGCTCCCCGATGCCCGCTTCACCGGCACGATCAGCCGCATGGTGCCGACCGTCGACCGCGCGAAAGCGACGGTGATGACCAAGGTCCGCTTCGACCGGATCGACCCGCGCGTACTGCCCGAAATGAGTGCCAAGGTGTCGTTCCTGTCGCGGCCGGTGACCCCCGACGAGCAGAAGCCGCTGACCGCGGTGGCGGGAGACGCGATCGTCGAGCGCGACGGCGGGAGCGTCGTGTTCGCCGTGCGCGACGGGATTGCGGAAGCGGTGCCGGTCACGACCGGCATGAAGCTCGGCGACCTCCGCGCGATCACCGGCGCGGTCGAGGCGGGCGAACGGGTGGTGCAGAAGCCGCCGGCGGATCTCGCCTCCGGCGCGCACCTGCGCGTCGCGACGAAGTGA
- a CDS encoding EamA family transporter, which yields MSSTALFAISTMIWGSTWLAITFQLGVVPPEVSVVYRFALAAVLLGAWCVATGRSIAFAPRVHAWLAFWGAMMFGFNYVAVYYAEQHVSSGFVAVIFSTMVFMSPLGMRVFFGAALTARMFVAATLGVAGVALMFLPELRSAGGGGSAAAGMLWALAGTAIATGGNLAAVRNHAWGLPLLPATAWGMTWGAASAAVVALVQGVEWTFDARMPYVLSLLYLTVFGSVAAFTAYLLLIRQVGAQPAAYVGVSTPVIAMALSTIFEGYRWTPTAFAGVALAIAGNVMALRSGRK from the coding sequence ATGAGCTCGACCGCGCTGTTCGCGATCAGCACGATGATCTGGGGCTCGACCTGGCTCGCGATCACCTTCCAGCTGGGCGTCGTGCCGCCCGAGGTGTCGGTCGTCTACCGCTTCGCACTCGCCGCCGTGCTGCTCGGAGCGTGGTGCGTCGCGACCGGACGGTCGATCGCCTTCGCGCCGCGCGTCCACGCCTGGCTCGCGTTCTGGGGCGCGATGATGTTCGGCTTCAACTACGTCGCGGTCTACTACGCCGAGCAGCACGTGTCGTCCGGGTTCGTCGCGGTCATCTTCTCGACGATGGTGTTCATGAGCCCGCTCGGCATGCGGGTTTTCTTCGGCGCAGCGCTCACCGCGCGGATGTTCGTCGCCGCGACCCTCGGCGTCGCGGGCGTCGCGCTCATGTTCCTGCCGGAGCTGCGCTCGGCGGGCGGCGGCGGTTCGGCGGCCGCGGGCATGCTCTGGGCGCTCGCCGGCACCGCGATCGCGACCGGCGGCAATCTCGCGGCGGTGCGCAACCACGCATGGGGCCTGCCGCTGCTGCCCGCGACCGCGTGGGGCATGACCTGGGGCGCCGCGAGCGCGGCGGTGGTCGCGCTCGTCCAGGGCGTCGAATGGACCTTCGACGCGCGGATGCCCTACGTGCTGTCGCTCCTCTACCTGACGGTGTTCGGGAGCGTCGCGGCGTTCACGGCGTACCTGCTGCTCATCCGGCAGGTGGGCGCGCAGCCCGCGGCCTACGTCGGCGTGTCGACGCCGGTGATCGCGATGGCGCTCTCGACGATCTTCGAGGGTTACCGCTGGACGCCCACGGCGTTCGCCGGCGTGGCGCTCGCCATCGCGGGGAACGTCATGGCGCTGCGCTCCGGCCGCAAATGA
- a CDS encoding 4Fe-4S binding protein has product MTTALAARSRASMWLAGYGDWLRDHAGAVRIVQWLVVAAYLILLVVPALLPLPDGDAHALDNLTVFAQWAFWGLWWPFVLLSMLVAGRTWCGVLCPEGTLTEAASRVGLQRAIPRWMRWGGWPFTAFALTTVFGQLVSVYQYAPAALIVLGGSTVAAIAVGLVYGREKRVWCRHLCPVNGVFSVLARVAPVHFRVDRDAWARNSGRVAVHPVNCAPLVRIKRMEGPSECQMCGRCSGHLDAIALSFRPPNREVATLAQDRASGWDAALIVVGLAGIAVGAFHWSASPWFVQAKLAAAAFVVDHGPAWLLSDQAPWWLLTHYPEANDVFTWLDGMLIVGYIATTAAVLASLVWGCLVAAAGAFPRPRTARAVRLAYALVPLAGLGVFLGLSSLTFTLAKAEGLPLGAVPALRALVLAAGAAWSLKLAWLQLADAPDPGARWRAMAAFASAVGVVVAAWALLFFHWS; this is encoded by the coding sequence ATGACGACGGCGCTCGCCGCCCGTTCGCGGGCATCGATGTGGCTCGCCGGCTACGGCGACTGGCTGCGCGATCACGCGGGCGCGGTGCGCATCGTCCAGTGGCTCGTCGTCGCGGCGTACCTGATCCTGCTCGTCGTACCGGCGCTCCTGCCGCTGCCCGACGGCGACGCGCACGCGCTCGACAACCTCACGGTGTTCGCGCAGTGGGCGTTCTGGGGCCTGTGGTGGCCGTTCGTCCTCCTGTCGATGCTCGTCGCCGGCCGGACCTGGTGCGGCGTGCTGTGCCCGGAGGGCACGCTGACCGAGGCGGCGAGCCGCGTCGGGCTCCAGCGCGCGATCCCGCGCTGGATGCGCTGGGGCGGCTGGCCGTTCACCGCGTTCGCGCTGACGACGGTGTTCGGCCAACTCGTGAGCGTCTATCAGTACGCGCCTGCGGCGCTCATCGTCCTCGGCGGGTCGACCGTCGCGGCGATCGCGGTCGGACTCGTCTACGGCCGCGAGAAGCGCGTGTGGTGCCGCCACCTGTGCCCGGTGAACGGTGTGTTCTCGGTGCTCGCGCGCGTCGCGCCGGTACACTTCCGCGTCGACCGCGACGCGTGGGCGCGGAACTCGGGCCGCGTCGCCGTACATCCGGTGAACTGCGCGCCGCTCGTGCGGATCAAGCGCATGGAGGGGCCGTCCGAGTGCCAGATGTGCGGCCGCTGCAGCGGACACCTCGACGCGATCGCGCTCTCGTTCCGTCCGCCCAACCGCGAGGTCGCCACGCTCGCGCAGGATCGCGCATCGGGCTGGGACGCCGCGCTCATCGTCGTCGGGCTCGCCGGCATCGCCGTCGGCGCGTTCCATTGGTCGGCGAGCCCGTGGTTCGTGCAGGCGAAGCTCGCCGCCGCGGCGTTCGTCGTCGATCACGGTCCCGCGTGGCTCCTCTCGGACCAGGCGCCCTGGTGGCTGCTCACGCACTACCCGGAAGCGAACGACGTGTTCACCTGGCTCGACGGCATGCTGATCGTCGGCTACATCGCGACGACCGCGGCCGTGCTCGCCTCGCTCGTCTGGGGCTGCCTCGTCGCCGCGGCCGGCGCATTCCCGCGTCCGCGCACCGCGCGCGCCGTGCGGCTCGCCTACGCGCTGGTGCCGCTCGCGGGGCTCGGCGTGTTTCTCGGGCTCTCGAGCCTGACCTTCACGCTCGCGAAAGCCGAGGGACTCCCGCTCGGCGCCGTGCCTGCGCTCCGCGCGCTCGTGCTCGCCGCGGGCGCGGCGTGGAGCCTGAAGCTCGCGTGGCTGCAGCTCGCCGACGCGCCGGACCCTGGCGCGCGCTGGCGCGCGATGGCCGCATTCGCCTCTGCGGTCGGCGTCGTCGTCGCCGCGTGGGCGCTGCTGTTCTTCCACTGGAGTTGA
- a CDS encoding cupredoxin domain-containing protein, which translates to MPSVLHRVAFAAFLLLPMSSPLAADEPVLFRLVAKDGRFTPPNLEVPAGRRIKIEIANEGATPIEFESLPLKQEKVLGPGARSSVVINPLKPGSYPFFDEFHPDTSKGTIVAK; encoded by the coding sequence ATGCCGTCCGTCCTGCACCGCGTCGCATTCGCCGCGTTCCTCCTGCTGCCGATGTCCTCTCCGCTCGCCGCGGACGAGCCGGTGCTCTTCCGGCTCGTCGCGAAGGACGGACGCTTCACGCCGCCCAACCTCGAGGTGCCCGCGGGCAGGCGGATCAAGATCGAAATCGCGAACGAGGGAGCCACGCCGATCGAGTTCGAGAGCCTGCCGCTCAAGCAGGAGAAGGTGCTCGGTCCCGGCGCGCGCTCCTCGGTCGTGATCAACCCGTTGAAGCCCGGCAGCTACCCGTTCTTCGACGAGTTCCATCCGGACACCTCGAAGGGGACGATCGTCGCGAAGTAG
- a CDS encoding ABC transporter permease, protein MTVPFSYVVRNLAARRLTTALTAGGMALVVYVFATVLMLAAGLERTLVATGSDDNVVVIRRGSQTEIQSGIDRTQAAIVESLPGIATGADSRRLVSKEPVVLISLPKRASGKPSNVVIRGVTPEGFALRPQARIVAGRLPRPGTAEVVAGRAIADGFRGAGLDESVRFASRDWTVVGVFDAGGTGFDSEIWGDAEQMLQAFRRLGYSSVIFRLADGSRFDAVRDAIAADPRLTLEAKRETRFYADQSEALAKFITYLGTSISVIFSLGAIIGAMITMYASVASRTGEIGTLRALGFSRGAILVAFLVESLLLGLAGGLVGLAGASVMQAFSISTMNFQTFAEVAFSFALTPSIVAASLAFALAMGFVGGFLPAARAARLRIVDALRAA, encoded by the coding sequence ATGACCGTCCCGTTCTCCTACGTCGTGCGCAACCTCGCCGCGCGCCGGCTCACGACCGCGCTCACGGCCGGCGGCATGGCGCTCGTCGTCTACGTGTTCGCGACGGTGCTGATGCTGGCGGCCGGGCTCGAACGCACGCTGGTCGCGACCGGCAGCGACGACAACGTCGTCGTGATCCGGCGCGGATCGCAGACCGAGATCCAGAGCGGCATCGACCGCACGCAGGCGGCGATCGTCGAATCGCTGCCGGGGATCGCGACCGGCGCGGACAGCCGGCGGCTGGTCTCGAAGGAGCCGGTCGTGCTGATCAGCCTGCCGAAGCGCGCGTCGGGCAAGCCGTCGAACGTGGTGATCCGGGGCGTGACACCCGAGGGGTTCGCGCTGCGGCCGCAGGCGCGCATCGTCGCGGGGCGGCTGCCGCGGCCGGGCACCGCGGAGGTCGTCGCGGGTCGCGCGATCGCGGACGGCTTTCGCGGCGCCGGCCTCGACGAGTCGGTGCGCTTCGCCTCGCGCGACTGGACCGTCGTCGGCGTGTTCGACGCGGGGGGCACCGGCTTCGACTCGGAGATCTGGGGCGACGCCGAGCAGATGCTGCAGGCGTTCCGCCGGCTGGGCTATTCGTCGGTGATCTTCAGGCTCGCCGACGGTTCGCGCTTCGACGCGGTGCGCGACGCGATCGCCGCCGATCCGCGGCTCACGCTGGAGGCGAAGCGCGAGACCCGCTTCTACGCCGACCAGTCCGAGGCGCTCGCGAAGTTCATCACCTACCTCGGCACGTCGATCTCGGTGATCTTCTCGCTCGGCGCGATCATCGGGGCGATGATCACGATGTACGCGTCGGTCGCCTCGCGCACCGGCGAGATCGGCACGCTGCGCGCGCTCGGGTTCTCGCGCGGCGCGATCCTCGTCGCGTTCCTGGTCGAGTCGCTGCTGCTCGGGCTCGCCGGCGGCCTCGTCGGGCTCGCGGGCGCGTCGGTGATGCAGGCGTTCTCGATCTCGACGATGAACTTCCAGACCTTCGCCGAAGTCGCGTTCTCGTTCGCGCTGACGCCCTCCATCGTCGCGGCGTCGCTCGCCTTCGCGCTGGCGATGGGGTTCGTCGGCGGCTTCCTCCCCGCCGCCCGCGCGGCGCGCCTGCGAATCGTCGACGCGCTGAGGGCGGCGTGA
- a CDS encoding ABC transporter permease: MFVPLLVLRNLLRHKLRTLLTALGIVIAIASFGLLRTVVDAWYAGANASSSARLVTRSSVSLVFPLPLTYAAKLRQVGGVESVAAVNWFGGVYVTERNFFPQFAIQAPEYLAMYPELVLPDAERKAFLTDRQGAIAGRKLAAQYGWKIGDTIPIRGTIFPGTWSFHLRGIYDGADRTVDESTFFFHWDYLNESVRKTAPRFGNQAGLFVVKIRDPDRAAEISQAIDAQFANSLAETMTETEKAFQLSFVSMTEAILVAIQAVSYVVILIIMAVMANTMAMTARERYGEYATLKALGFSGTFVAGLVVAESLGLALIAGLAGVTLTWPLAGAFADAMGTLFPVFFVSDRTMTLQVAAALVVGLVAAAVPAWRAGRIRIVDGLRAVA; the protein is encoded by the coding sequence GTGTTCGTTCCGCTCCTCGTCCTGCGCAACCTGCTGCGGCACAAGCTGCGGACGCTCCTGACCGCGCTCGGCATCGTGATCGCGATCGCGTCGTTCGGGCTGCTGCGGACGGTCGTCGACGCGTGGTACGCGGGCGCGAACGCGTCGAGTTCGGCGCGGCTCGTCACGCGAAGCTCGGTGTCGCTCGTGTTCCCGCTGCCGCTCACCTACGCGGCGAAGCTCCGGCAGGTCGGCGGCGTCGAATCGGTCGCCGCCGTCAACTGGTTCGGCGGCGTGTACGTCACCGAGCGCAACTTCTTCCCGCAGTTCGCGATCCAGGCGCCCGAGTACCTCGCGATGTACCCGGAACTCGTGCTGCCGGACGCCGAGCGCAAGGCGTTCCTCACCGACCGCCAGGGCGCGATCGCCGGGCGCAAGCTCGCCGCCCAGTACGGCTGGAAGATCGGCGACACGATCCCGATCCGCGGCACGATCTTCCCCGGCACCTGGAGCTTCCACCTGCGCGGCATCTACGACGGCGCCGACCGCACGGTCGACGAGTCCACGTTCTTCTTCCACTGGGACTACCTGAACGAGAGCGTCCGCAAGACCGCGCCGCGGTTTGGCAACCAGGCGGGGCTCTTCGTCGTGAAGATCCGCGATCCGGACCGCGCGGCGGAGATCTCGCAGGCGATCGACGCCCAGTTCGCGAACTCGCTCGCCGAGACGATGACCGAGACCGAGAAGGCGTTCCAGCTCTCGTTCGTCTCGATGACCGAGGCGATCCTCGTCGCGATCCAGGCGGTGTCCTACGTCGTGATCCTGATCATCATGGCGGTGATGGCGAACACGATGGCGATGACCGCGCGCGAACGCTACGGCGAGTACGCGACGCTGAAGGCGCTGGGCTTCTCCGGCACGTTCGTGGCGGGACTCGTCGTCGCCGAGTCGCTCGGCCTCGCGCTCATCGCCGGGCTCGCGGGCGTCACGCTCACCTGGCCGCTCGCGGGGGCCTTCGCCGACGCGATGGGCACGCTGTTCCCGGTGTTCTTCGTCTCCGACCGGACGATGACGCTGCAGGTCGCCGCGGCGTTGGTGGTGGGGCTCGTCGCCGCGGCAGTTCCGGCCTGGCGCGCCGGGCGCATCCGCATCGTGGACGGCCTGCGCGCGGTGGCCTGA
- a CDS encoding FTR1 family protein, translated as MGNALFIVWRESAEALLVVGIVYAWLARQPDARTGMRYLWGGVAAGLALAIALALAMLGIAHFLSGEALEIFGVATMLVAAALIVQMVFWMRRHGRTMKRDLESRLGEQAERANWWGMLVVVALAIARETSETVVFLYGVGLAQMSAAEFAAVLAGGFALAWLTFWLLQQGGKLFSWRAFFRASEIMLLLLAGALLVSGLEKLIALDLLPPIVDQVWNTTALLDDSTRFGGFVAAFTGYRSQPALLPLLALAAYWVAMALLLRAPAAAPSKGPAPAAAR; from the coding sequence ATGGGCAACGCGCTCTTCATCGTGTGGCGGGAATCGGCCGAGGCGCTCCTCGTGGTCGGCATCGTCTACGCCTGGCTCGCTCGCCAGCCCGACGCGCGCACCGGCATGCGCTACCTGTGGGGCGGTGTCGCGGCCGGGCTCGCTCTCGCGATCGCCCTCGCGCTCGCGATGCTGGGCATCGCGCACTTCCTCTCCGGCGAGGCGCTCGAGATCTTCGGCGTCGCCACGATGCTCGTCGCCGCGGCGCTCATCGTGCAGATGGTGTTCTGGATGCGCCGCCACGGCCGCACGATGAAGCGCGACCTCGAATCACGGCTCGGCGAACAGGCCGAGCGCGCGAACTGGTGGGGGATGCTCGTCGTGGTCGCGCTGGCGATCGCGCGCGAGACCTCGGAGACCGTCGTGTTCCTCTACGGCGTCGGCCTCGCGCAGATGAGCGCCGCCGAGTTCGCGGCGGTGCTCGCCGGCGGGTTCGCGCTCGCCTGGCTCACGTTCTGGCTGCTGCAGCAGGGCGGGAAGCTCTTTTCTTGGCGCGCCTTCTTCCGCGCGAGCGAGATCATGCTGCTGCTGCTCGCGGGCGCGCTCCTGGTCTCGGGTCTCGAGAAGCTGATCGCGCTGGACCTGCTGCCGCCGATCGTCGACCAGGTCTGGAACACGACCGCGCTCCTCGACGACTCGACGCGCTTCGGGGGCTTCGTCGCCGCGTTCACCGGCTACCGTTCGCAGCCCGCGCTGCTGCCGCTCCTCGCCCTCGCGGCCTACTGGGTCGCGATGGCGCTGCTGCTGCGCGCTCCGGCGGCGGCGCCCTCGAAAGGGCCGGCGCCCGCGGCCGCGCGATGA
- a CDS encoding iron transporter: MSERRRNTLEQQSVTRTTRHAGPADGSRFGAGPLGAAAAALVVLALASGPAAALEYPIGKPQIRDGMEVAAVYLQPIAMEPPGMMRDAKASDIHLEADIKATDKNPNGFADGTWIPFLSVSYELRKQGSSEVIKGPMMPMVASDGPHYGDNVKLAGPGRYTLRVTVSPPGSDPHVHFGRHTDKETGVGPWFKPFTLDYEFVYAGVGKKGGY, from the coding sequence ATGTCCGAGCGCAGGAGAAATACCTTGGAACAACAAAGTGTTACGCGAACGACCCGACACGCAGGCCCCGCCGACGGGAGCCGGTTCGGCGCTGGGCCGCTCGGTGCGGCGGCTGCCGCGCTGGTCGTCCTCGCGCTCGCGAGCGGCCCCGCGGCAGCCTTGGAGTACCCGATCGGCAAGCCGCAGATCCGCGACGGCATGGAGGTGGCCGCGGTCTACCTGCAGCCGATCGCGATGGAGCCGCCGGGCATGATGCGCGACGCCAAGGCCTCCGACATCCATCTCGAAGCCGACATCAAGGCGACCGACAAGAACCCCAACGGATTCGCCGACGGCACCTGGATCCCGTTCCTCTCGGTCAGCTACGAACTGCGCAAGCAGGGCTCGAGCGAGGTCATCAAGGGACCGATGATGCCGATGGTCGCGAGCGACGGTCCGCACTACGGCGACAACGTGAAGCTCGCCGGTCCGGGCCGCTACACGCTGCGCGTCACGGTGTCGCCGCCCGGCTCCGATCCGCACGTGCATTTCGGCCGCCACACCGACAAGGAGACCGGCGTCGGGCCGTGGTTCAAGCCGTTCACGCTCGACTACGAATTCGTCTACGCGGGCGTCGGCAAGAAGGGCGGCTACTGA
- a CDS encoding tripartite tricarboxylate transporter substrate binding protein → MTLLRRLAAVLLSLAALSAFAQGAYPTKPIRLVVPFTPGAGTDTVARFVAHKLSDRLGQQVVVENRTGAGGAIGAAEVAKSEADGYTLLFVASPFTTVAASSKNPGYDPIAQFVPVAPIASGPLAFVVAPSVPASTMREFIELARREPGRLNYGSAGAGSVNHLALELFMARTGTTLVHVPYRGIADATKDLLGGTLQAMTASIPATLPLAAEKRVRVLAVTGHKRIPQMPDVPSWQEQGVENAEVINYWGIVAPAGTPREPIARIAAEVQRVLAQPDVRERLEREGAELIPGEPAALGALIAKDLANWKKLVADARLTFQ, encoded by the coding sequence ATGACCCTCCTGCGCCGACTCGCCGCCGTCCTTCTGTCGCTCGCCGCGCTGTCCGCCTTCGCGCAGGGGGCCTACCCGACGAAGCCGATCCGGCTCGTCGTGCCGTTCACGCCGGGCGCGGGCACCGACACCGTCGCGCGCTTCGTCGCGCACAAGCTCTCCGATCGCCTGGGGCAGCAGGTCGTGGTCGAGAACCGGACCGGCGCGGGCGGCGCGATCGGCGCCGCGGAAGTCGCGAAGTCGGAAGCCGACGGCTACACGCTCCTGTTCGTCGCCTCCCCGTTCACGACCGTGGCCGCATCGTCGAAGAATCCGGGCTACGACCCGATCGCGCAGTTCGTGCCGGTCGCGCCGATCGCGTCGGGCCCGCTCGCGTTCGTCGTCGCGCCGTCGGTGCCGGCCTCGACGATGCGCGAGTTCATCGAACTCGCGCGACGCGAACCCGGCCGGCTCAACTACGGCTCGGCCGGCGCCGGGAGCGTCAACCACCTCGCGCTCGAACTCTTCATGGCGCGCACCGGCACGACGCTCGTCCACGTGCCCTACCGCGGCATCGCCGACGCGACGAAGGACCTCCTCGGCGGCACGCTGCAGGCGATGACCGCGTCGATTCCGGCGACGCTGCCGCTCGCCGCCGAGAAGCGCGTGCGCGTGCTCGCGGTGACCGGCCACAAGCGCATCCCGCAGATGCCCGACGTGCCGTCGTGGCAGGAGCAGGGGGTCGAGAACGCCGAGGTGATCAACTACTGGGGCATCGTCGCGCCCGCCGGCACGCCTCGCGAGCCGATCGCGAGGATCGCCGCCGAGGTGCAGCGCGTGCTCGCGCAGCCCGACGTCCGCGAGCGCCTCGAACGCGAGGGCGCCGAACTCATCCCCGGCGAGCCGGCGGCGCTCGGCGCGCTGATCGCGAAGGACCTCGCGAACTGGAAGAAGCTCGTCGCGGATGCCCGGCTGACGTTCCAGTGA
- a CDS encoding (2Fe-2S)-binding protein: protein MYVCVCHAITDREIRAAADLGTRTFEDLQATLGVATCCRRCTDCARGVFASALCAQPACAAGGDD, encoded by the coding sequence ATGTACGTGTGCGTCTGCCATGCGATCACCGACCGCGAGATCCGCGCGGCGGCGGACCTCGGCACGCGCACCTTCGAGGACCTGCAGGCGACGCTCGGCGTCGCGACCTGCTGCCGCCGCTGCACCGACTGCGCGCGCGGCGTGTTCGCGAGCGCGCTCTGCGCGCAGCCCGCGTGCGCGGCGGGCGGCGACGACTGA
- a CDS encoding ABC transporter ATP-binding protein has translation MADPPAPSRASAAVAPLVSIRDLAKYYVRGDQVIPVLVDIALDVEEGDFVALMGPSGSGKSTLLNLVAGIDKPSSGEIRVAGVDIATLSEGELAAWRAAHVGFIFQFYNLMPVLTAAANVELPLLLTSLSRSERRERVEVALALVGLTDRADHTPSELSGGQQQRVAIARALITDPTLIVADEPTGDLDRTTAGEILDLLDRLNRELGKTILMVTHDPKAAERAHRIVHLEKGVLAD, from the coding sequence GTGGCGGACCCGCCGGCACCGTCCCGGGCCAGCGCGGCCGTCGCGCCGCTGGTGTCGATCCGCGACCTGGCGAAATACTACGTCCGCGGCGACCAGGTGATCCCGGTGCTCGTGGACATCGCGCTCGACGTCGAGGAGGGCGACTTCGTGGCGCTGATGGGGCCGTCCGGATCGGGCAAGTCGACGCTGCTGAACCTCGTCGCGGGCATCGACAAGCCGTCGTCGGGCGAGATCCGGGTCGCGGGCGTGGACATCGCGACGCTCTCGGAGGGCGAACTCGCCGCCTGGCGCGCCGCGCACGTCGGCTTCATCTTCCAGTTCTACAACCTGATGCCGGTGCTCACGGCGGCCGCCAACGTCGAACTGCCGCTCCTCCTCACCTCGCTCTCCCGCAGCGAGCGCCGGGAGCGCGTCGAGGTGGCGCTCGCGCTGGTCGGCCTCACCGACCGCGCCGACCACACGCCGAGCGAACTCTCCGGCGGGCAGCAGCAACGGGTCGCGATCGCGCGCGCGCTCATCACCGACCCGACGCTGATCGTCGCCGACGAGCCGACGGGCGACCTCGACCGCACGACCGCGGGCGAGATCCTCGACCTGCTCGACCGGCTGAACCGCGAACTCGGCAAGACGATCCTCATGGTGACGCACGACCCGAAGGCGGCCGAGCGCGCGCACCGCATCGTCCACCTCGAGAAGGGCGTGCTGGCGGACTGA
- the bfr gene encoding bacterioferritin, with protein MKGDKQVIKHLNAVLTNELTAINQYFLHAKMFRHWGFARLAELEHHESIDEMKHADRLIERILFLEGLPNLQDIHKVRVGEDVKEALACDLALEHDACPELKAAIAHCESVKDYVSRELFESILESEEEHIDFLETQLELIGKLGMPNYLQSAIAELESGSGAS; from the coding sequence ATGAAGGGCGACAAGCAAGTCATCAAGCATCTGAACGCGGTGCTCACCAACGAGCTGACCGCGATCAACCAGTATTTCCTGCACGCGAAGATGTTCCGCCACTGGGGCTTCGCGCGTCTCGCCGAACTCGAGCACCACGAGTCGATCGACGAGATGAAGCACGCCGATCGGCTGATCGAGCGGATCCTCTTCCTCGAGGGACTGCCCAACCTGCAGGACATCCACAAGGTCCGCGTCGGCGAAGACGTGAAGGAGGCGCTCGCGTGCGACCTCGCGCTCGAGCACGACGCCTGTCCGGAGCTCAAGGCGGCGATCGCGCACTGCGAGAGCGTCAAGGACTACGTGTCGCGCGAACTGTTCGAGTCGATCCTCGAGAGCGAGGAGGAGCACATCGACTTCCTCGAGACGCAGCTCGAGCTGATCGGCAAGCTCGGCATGCCGAACTACCTGCAATCGGCGATCGCCGAACTCGAGTCCGGGTCCGGAGCGAGCTGA